A genome region from bacterium includes the following:
- the rpmD gene encoding 50S ribosomal protein L30 → MEKNLKITLVKSRFGRIPKHCGTLSALGLRKINQTVIKPDNPQIKGMIKQIDYLVKVEKI, encoded by the coding sequence ATGGAGAAAAATTTGAAGATAACTTTAGTTAAAAGTAGATTCGGAAGAATACCAAAACATTGCGGAACTTTATCGGCATTGGGATTAAGGAAAATAAACCAGACGGTGATAAAACCTGATAATCCTCAAATAAAAGGAATGATAAAACAAATTGATTATTTAGTTAAGGTAGAGAAGATATGA
- the rplO gene encoding 50S ribosomal protein L15: MKLNQLKAPKGAHKKPKRIGCGLGSGHGKTATKGTKGQLARKGGKGIGFEGGQMPLQRRIPKRGFTNPRRKEYTTIDVGTIASCGFEPGSKITSNILLQVGLIKKIKNGVKILGDGEINIPLIFKVDAVSKGAIKKIEAAGGKVEPKEE; this comes from the coding sequence ATGAAATTAAATCAATTAAAGGCACCCAAGGGTGCACACAAAAAACCTAAAAGAATAGGATGTGGACTGGGTTCAGGACATGGAAAGACTGCAACTAAAGGGACGAAAGGACAATTAGCCCGCAAAGGTGGTAAAGGGATTGGTTTTGAAGGAGGTCAAATGCCACTTCAACGACGAATTCCAAAACGAGGATTTACCAATCCAAGAAGAAAAGAATATACGACCATAGATGTGGGCACAATTGCTTCTTGTGGTTTCGAACCAGGCTCTAAAATTACATCTAATATCTTACTTCAGGTGGGATTGATTAAAAAAATTAAGAATGGTGTGAAAATATTGGGTGACGGAGAAATAAACATACCTCTGATATTTAAAGTAGATGCCGTGAGCAAAGGAGCAATTAAAAAAATCGAAGCCGCAGGTGGAAAAGTTGAACCCAAAGAGGAATAA